A section of the Solitalea canadensis DSM 3403 genome encodes:
- a CDS encoding DNA polymerase III subunit gamma/tau, giving the protein MENFIVSARKYRPDKFNSVVGQSHITNTLKNAIKTGQLAQAFLFCGPRGVGKTTCARVLAKTINCQTPTADFEACGECESCLSFKHGSSMNIHELDAASNNSVEDIRSLVEQVRYAPQAGKYKIYIIDEVHMLSTSAFNAFLKTLEEPPSYAIFILATTEKHKILPTILSRCQIFDFNRIKVEDIAHHLEYIAKTEDVKFEPDALHIIAQKADGAMRDACSMFDQITSFSQGNITYKAAIDNLNILDYDYYFRVTDALLTEDISKSLLIFDEILDKGFDGNNFINGICSHFRDLLVCKDPATVKLLEVSEGIRQKYLEQSQIAPVSFLLSGLNIGNQADLNYKGSKNQRLQVELALMKMCHIRAALNLSNGQLPQAEVKKKPDTTVKVTETTTVTSTPAVERTVVATNTSSSVTAATSTTSSTVNSSSTAKKTPVAGGMGSLKIPSIKNLSSVAASPQEEEKAVAINLEPTEVKNNQDFTEEQFLRYWTDYASFAEKDSKIGLHTVMTVNKPKLRPDYTIEITVIDKYQTDIVNDERINILRFLKQQLQNNTIKIETVIGKGDEQVKKTLYTSTDKFKYLADKNPNLLELRRRMDLEIDF; this is encoded by the coding sequence ATGGAAAATTTCATTGTATCGGCACGAAAGTACAGACCCGACAAATTTAACAGTGTTGTAGGTCAGTCACATATAACCAATACGTTAAAGAACGCAATTAAAACCGGACAATTGGCTCAGGCCTTCCTGTTTTGCGGTCCGCGCGGTGTTGGAAAAACAACCTGTGCCCGTGTGTTGGCAAAAACAATCAACTGCCAAACCCCTACTGCTGATTTTGAAGCTTGTGGTGAATGCGAGTCTTGTCTTTCATTCAAACACGGAAGTTCAATGAATATTCATGAACTCGATGCTGCTTCAAACAACTCCGTAGAAGATATCCGAAGCCTGGTAGAACAAGTTCGTTATGCTCCTCAGGCCGGAAAATATAAGATCTATATCATCGACGAGGTTCACATGCTTTCAACAAGTGCATTTAACGCATTTCTAAAAACGTTGGAAGAACCTCCTTCTTATGCCATTTTTATTTTAGCAACCACTGAAAAGCATAAGATTTTACCGACTATTCTTTCGCGTTGTCAGATCTTTGACTTTAACAGGATCAAAGTTGAAGACATTGCTCATCACTTAGAATATATTGCGAAAACGGAAGATGTAAAATTTGAACCGGACGCCTTACACATTATTGCTCAAAAAGCAGATGGTGCCATGCGCGACGCCTGTTCAATGTTTGACCAGATTACTTCTTTTTCGCAGGGAAATATTACGTACAAAGCAGCTATCGACAATCTGAATATTTTGGATTATGACTATTATTTCAGAGTTACCGATGCTTTGTTAACTGAAGATATTTCTAAAAGCTTATTGATTTTCGACGAAATTCTGGATAAAGGTTTTGACGGAAACAATTTTATCAACGGTATCTGCAGCCATTTCCGCGATTTGTTAGTGTGCAAAGATCCTGCAACGGTAAAATTATTGGAAGTGAGTGAAGGAATCCGTCAGAAGTACTTAGAGCAGTCGCAAATAGCACCTGTTTCTTTTTTACTATCAGGACTAAACATCGGAAATCAGGCCGACCTTAACTATAAAGGCAGTAAAAACCAACGTTTACAAGTTGAATTAGCATTGATGAAAATGTGCCATATCAGAGCAGCATTAAATCTATCTAATGGTCAACTTCCGCAAGCGGAGGTAAAAAAAAAACCTGATACCACAGTAAAAGTTACGGAGACAACAACGGTTACTTCAACACCTGCTGTAGAAAGAACCGTTGTTGCTACCAATACATCATCCTCAGTTACTGCAGCCACCTCAACTACTTCATCAACTGTAAACAGCAGTTCAACGGCTAAAAAAACTCCTGTTGCTGGAGGTATGGGCTCTTTAAAAATTCCTTCAATTAAAAATTTGAGTAGTGTAGCAGCCTCTCCACAAGAAGAAGAAAAAGCCGTAGCCATTAACTTGGAGCCTACAGAGGTAAAAAACAATCAGGATTTTACAGAAGAACAGTTTTTACGTTATTGGACAGATTACGCAAGTTTTGCCGAAAAGGACTCAAAAATTGGGCTGCATACGGTAATGACCGTTAACAAGCCAAAACTTCGCCCGGATTATACCATTGAAATTACTGTAATTGATAAATATCAAACAGATATTGTAAATGATGAGCGTATAAATATTCTACGCTTCTTAAAGCAGCAGTTACAGAATAACACCATAAAAATTGAAACAGTAATAGGTAAAGGTGATGAACAAGTAAAGAAAACACTTTATACATCAACTGATAAATTTAAATACCTGGCCGACAAAAACCCTAACCTTCTTGAATTAAGAAGACGAATGGACTTGGAAATAGACTTTTAA
- a CDS encoding methyltransferase RsmF C-terminal domain-like protein: MKLPPPFKLRMAEFLGPELEKFIDSLSSESPVSIRVNKNKYPFDIAYKPIPWTTTGYYLPERPSFTADPLLHGGAYYVQEASSMFVEQAVRQVFSERSGFNVLDLCAAPGGKSTHLAALFDEDSLIVSNEVIKSRVTILSENIQKWGTGNVVVTNNDPKDFKDIKGFFDCIVVDAPCSGEGMFRKNESAIDEWSEDNVQLCAQRQRRILADIWSSLKPGGVLIYSTCTYSPNENEENLAWLCENYEAENLTIKLDDNWRIKESTHSGFTGYRFYPHETQGEGFFLAIVRKKGELGKEFKYPKKKGKSLFVPMDAKAIAPFSGLLLMPEKWKYFLKNDMVSLFPAIKSKEVEYLIDALNVIYAGVEVGQLTKKEFRPEHALALFGELNKNYFSVIEVNKETALKFLRKDDQVFEKAIEGWSLLTYNGIGLGWVKKVGNRFNNYYPKEWRIRLSLDKMI, translated from the coding sequence ATGAAACTACCTCCTCCGTTTAAATTACGTATGGCTGAATTTTTGGGTCCCGAACTTGAAAAGTTTATTGATTCCCTTAGTTCAGAATCTCCTGTTAGCATTCGAGTCAATAAGAATAAATATCCATTTGATATTGCTTATAAACCTATTCCATGGACAACAACCGGTTATTACCTTCCGGAGCGTCCTTCGTTTACAGCAGATCCTTTACTTCACGGTGGAGCTTATTATGTACAAGAGGCAAGCTCAATGTTTGTTGAACAGGCGGTTCGACAGGTTTTTTCTGAACGAAGTGGTTTCAATGTGCTGGACTTATGTGCTGCACCAGGAGGTAAGTCAACTCATTTAGCCGCATTGTTTGATGAAGATAGTTTAATTGTTTCCAATGAAGTCATTAAGAGTAGAGTTACTATTTTATCTGAAAATATTCAAAAATGGGGGACAGGTAATGTAGTGGTAACAAATAATGATCCGAAAGACTTTAAAGATATTAAAGGTTTCTTTGATTGTATTGTTGTTGATGCTCCATGTTCAGGTGAAGGAATGTTTCGTAAAAATGAATCAGCAATTGATGAATGGTCAGAAGATAATGTACAATTATGTGCACAACGTCAACGCCGCATTTTAGCAGATATTTGGTCATCTTTAAAGCCAGGTGGTGTGTTAATTTATAGTACCTGTACCTATAGCCCGAATGAGAATGAAGAAAACCTTGCATGGCTATGTGAAAATTATGAAGCCGAGAATCTTACCATAAAGCTTGATGATAACTGGAGAATAAAGGAGAGTACACATTCAGGATTTACAGGTTATCGTTTTTATCCTCATGAAACACAAGGAGAAGGGTTTTTCCTTGCTATCGTTAGAAAGAAGGGTGAACTCGGAAAAGAATTTAAGTACCCTAAGAAAAAAGGTAAAAGCTTATTCGTTCCTATGGATGCTAAAGCCATAGCTCCGTTCAGTGGATTACTTCTCATGCCTGAAAAATGGAAGTACTTTCTTAAAAATGATATGGTGTCTTTATTTCCGGCAATAAAAAGCAAAGAAGTTGAATACCTGATCGATGCGTTAAATGTGATTTATGCCGGTGTTGAAGTGGGTCAGTTAACCAAAAAGGAGTTCAGGCCAGAGCATGCTTTAGCCTTGTTTGGGGAGCTAAACAAAAATTATTTTTCGGTCATTGAGGTTAATAAAGAAACTGCTTTGAAGTTTTTACGCAAAGACGATCAGGTTTTTGAAAAAGCGATAGAAGGATGGAGTTTATTAACCTATAATGGTATCGGGCTGGGCTGGGTAAAAAAAGTGGGGAATAGATTTAATAACTATTATCCTAAAGAATGGCGTATACGATTATCCCTGGATAAAATGATTTAA
- the rpsR gene encoding 30S ribosomal protein S18, translating to MANQNISYVTPPKVEDNRKKYCRFKKNGIKYIDYKDANFLLKFINDQGKVLPRRLTGTSLKFQRKVAQAVKRARHIAILPYVTDGLK from the coding sequence ATGGCAAATCAGAACATTTCATACGTTACCCCTCCAAAAGTTGAGGATAACCGTAAAAAGTACTGCCGTTTCAAGAAAAATGGTATCAAGTACATCGATTATAAAGATGCGAACTTCTTGTTAAAATTCATTAACGATCAAGGTAAAGTATTACCTCGTCGTTTAACAGGAACTTCATTAAAATTCCAACGCAAAGTAGCTCAGGCAGTTAAACGTGCTCGTCATATTGCTATTTTGCCTTACGTAACCGATGGTTTAAAATAA
- a CDS encoding suppressor of fused domain protein: MTLEEYKNQFTEEDAVGWSFIDQRIEEIYVTQEPRHYAPALHFSMGGNDPIDGSSIYDSDNQEFHRHIISYGMSELYYDEEKVGEQFSKWGFEFTFRIKPFEEDKTDPLWAIEVMNNLARYVYESGRWFEENHFVPANGPIRLDTDTDIVGLVFTLDPELGKLNTPHGEVSFLQMVGITSKELERLRANPTTEEVANLIEEMKINNPLLITDLNRRS, from the coding sequence ATGACGCTTGAAGAATACAAAAACCAGTTTACTGAAGAAGATGCAGTAGGTTGGTCATTTATTGATCAGAGGATTGAAGAAATCTATGTAACCCAGGAACCTCGTCATTATGCGCCTGCCTTGCATTTTTCTATGGGAGGAAATGACCCTATCGACGGTTCCAGCATTTATGATTCGGATAACCAGGAATTTCACCGACATATTATCAGCTACGGTATGTCTGAACTTTATTATGACGAAGAAAAAGTTGGTGAGCAGTTTAGCAAATGGGGATTTGAGTTTACCTTCAGAATAAAACCATTCGAAGAAGATAAAACAGACCCTTTATGGGCCATCGAAGTAATGAATAATTTGGCTCGTTATGTATATGAAAGCGGCCGATGGTTTGAAGAGAATCATTTTGTGCCGGCGAACGGACCAATACGTTTAGATACTGATACAGACATTGTCGGATTAGTATTTACCCTTGATCCTGAATTAGGAAAATTAAACACTCCACATGGTGAGGTATCCTTCTTACAAATGGTTGGAATTACTTCTAAAGAATTAGAGCGACTCAGAGCTAACCCTACTACCGAGGAAGTCGCTAATCTTATTGAAGAAATGAAGATTAATAATCCTTTATTAATAACTGACCTTAACCGAAGATCCTAA
- the rplI gene encoding 50S ribosomal protein L9 codes for MEVILKQDVKALGEKDDIVNVKPGYARNYLIPQGFAVIANDSNRKILAENLRQIAFKQDKLKKDAEAIATGLKDVKLSIGAKAGESGKIFGAVNALQVAEAIKKLGFEVDRRKITFETDVKFIGEYIANVNLHKEVKVQVPFEVVAE; via the coding sequence ATGGAAGTAATTTTAAAACAAGACGTTAAAGCGCTAGGCGAAAAAGACGATATCGTAAATGTGAAACCAGGTTACGCTCGTAACTACTTGATTCCTCAAGGTTTCGCAGTTATTGCAAACGATAGCAACCGCAAAATTTTGGCTGAAAATTTACGCCAAATTGCGTTTAAACAAGATAAATTGAAAAAAGATGCTGAAGCTATTGCTACAGGCCTAAAAGATGTTAAACTTTCTATCGGTGCTAAAGCTGGTGAAAGCGGTAAAATCTTTGGTGCTGTAAATGCATTACAAGTTGCTGAAGCTATCAAAAAATTAGGCTTTGAAGTTGATCGTCGTAAGATCACTTTCGAAACTGATGTTAAATTCATTGGTGAGTACATTGCAAATGTTAACTTACACAAAGAAGTTAAAGTTCAGGTGCCTTTCGAAGTTGTTGCAGAATAA
- a CDS encoding FUSC family protein, with protein MLLKTYITNPRTFINRERQNPDITRALVSMVSLVGFLVVAELTGHVDIGVYGGLAAELISWARVTGSFAHRVWVMILGTLAVAVATFLGTIAGGNMIAAMAFLVVVAFLSGMARGLGDHGLTLGTLAVVLFLLALYGPNTQAMAEKRAIAVLLGGALSITLRVIILWLLNPQLPYDIAISKPWTISSSIMGMVPALCEEDEHEAETKLNEEEVKLRVAINDLLPYLRKGDSKLVSVRRELLKVVRAGSRFGSTAMALFYEMVQVGKHERLSFLMPTLKNTFQTLELAGSTVGHYLLSKSHEDEELLKIRIQRVENMVLIIRKRLDAAGLPIEDKLEVMKVIYMFESSISYLHTALNWIEKLDEKRKKLSFVTQFQPSISIKSQWKNTLSEFTADSELFRHSLRLTVIATFCLFLYYFFEIPRGYWIALTVMVVLQPDFSSTRLKAWDRVLGTLGGVLIGSLLIHYVKYEYVIFIVIAICLFLFFYFQARNYAIAVFFLTIELVALIDLTLPYDWHIGLYRMMNTILGGVIAVASAYLLWPKWQHVKLGHFLGHAIKANRVYLMQIGHELKEKTGFHARLIGLRRKAEVANLNMAEALKKVKYEPGASKTLIAFGENLAFYNAKLTREITAFGAILPGISKEFEFPITYSLIDECANLLHDLSESLENDQLICVRHSFTRFFLDIDKRIVSIRESVATANVEEQKKMERQLLDYELIRSQMDIITTEIAAMCNISGKVELQAIPLN; from the coding sequence GTGCTTTTAAAAACATATATAACTAATCCGCGTACATTTATTAATCGTGAACGGCAAAACCCCGACATAACCCGTGCATTGGTTTCAATGGTGAGTTTGGTTGGTTTTTTGGTGGTTGCTGAATTAACGGGTCATGTTGATATTGGTGTTTATGGTGGACTTGCCGCTGAGCTGATATCTTGGGCAAGGGTAACTGGGTCGTTTGCTCACAGAGTTTGGGTAATGATCTTAGGTACATTGGCAGTTGCTGTTGCTACTTTCTTAGGTACTATTGCCGGTGGAAATATGATTGCCGCAATGGCCTTTTTGGTTGTGGTGGCTTTTTTGTCGGGTATGGCCAGGGGCCTGGGTGATCATGGTCTTACCTTAGGTACCTTAGCCGTTGTATTGTTTCTTTTAGCCTTGTATGGTCCTAATACACAAGCCATGGCTGAGAAACGAGCTATTGCAGTATTATTAGGCGGTGCACTTTCCATTACTTTACGGGTAATTATTTTGTGGCTCTTGAATCCTCAATTGCCTTATGATATTGCTATTTCCAAACCGTGGACAATCAGCTCTTCTATTATGGGAATGGTTCCGGCGCTTTGTGAGGAGGATGAACATGAAGCTGAAACCAAACTTAATGAAGAGGAAGTAAAACTGCGTGTGGCAATAAATGATCTCTTGCCTTATTTGCGTAAGGGAGATTCTAAGCTAGTTTCCGTTCGACGTGAATTATTAAAAGTGGTTAGAGCAGGATCAAGATTTGGTTCAACTGCCATGGCCCTTTTTTATGAAATGGTTCAGGTAGGTAAGCATGAACGTTTAAGTTTCCTGATGCCTACCCTCAAAAATACTTTTCAAACATTAGAACTGGCCGGATCAACTGTTGGTCATTACTTATTGTCAAAATCTCATGAAGATGAGGAATTGCTGAAAATTCGTATTCAGCGTGTGGAGAATATGGTTCTTATTATTCGTAAGCGTTTGGATGCAGCTGGATTACCAATTGAAGATAAGTTAGAAGTAATGAAGGTGATCTATATGTTTGAGTCTTCGATCAGTTATTTACATACCGCACTCAACTGGATTGAAAAATTGGATGAGAAGCGGAAAAAACTGTCGTTTGTGACACAATTTCAGCCAAGTATTTCCATTAAGTCTCAATGGAAAAATACATTGTCTGAGTTCACCGCTGATTCAGAGTTGTTCAGGCATAGTTTACGTTTAACAGTAATTGCAACTTTCTGCCTTTTCTTATATTATTTCTTTGAGATACCACGGGGCTATTGGATTGCACTTACGGTAATGGTAGTGTTGCAGCCTGATTTTAGTTCTACCAGGTTAAAGGCTTGGGACAGAGTTCTGGGGACATTAGGAGGTGTGTTGATAGGGAGTCTCCTTATCCATTACGTAAAATATGAATATGTAATATTTATAGTTATAGCTATTTGTCTGTTCTTATTCTTTTACTTTCAGGCGCGTAATTATGCTATTGCTGTATTCTTTTTAACAATAGAACTGGTAGCCCTTATTGACCTTACCTTACCCTATGACTGGCATATTGGGCTTTACAGGATGATGAATACTATTTTAGGAGGAGTTATCGCTGTAGCTTCAGCTTACCTGCTATGGCCGAAATGGCAGCATGTTAAATTGGGGCATTTCTTAGGACATGCAATAAAGGCTAATAGAGTTTACCTAATGCAGATTGGTCATGAATTAAAGGAGAAAACCGGTTTTCATGCACGGCTAATTGGACTAAGAAGAAAAGCAGAAGTGGCTAATCTTAATATGGCTGAAGCTTTAAAAAAGGTTAAGTATGAACCCGGGGCAAGTAAAACATTAATAGCGTTCGGTGAAAATCTTGCTTTTTATAATGCAAAACTTACCAGAGAGATTACCGCATTTGGAGCAATATTGCCTGGCATTAGTAAAGAGTTTGAATTTCCTATTACGTATTCACTGATTGATGAATGTGCTAATTTATTGCATGATTTATCCGAATCATTGGAGAATGATCAGCTAATTTGTGTTCGACACTCTTTTACGAGGTTTTTCCTGGATATAGATAAACGAATAGTTAGCATTCGTGAATCTGTTGCAACAGCAAATGTGGAAGAGCAAAAGAAAATGGAACGTCAGTTACTTGATTATGAACTCATCCGTTCTCAGATGGATATCATTACTACTGAAATAGCGGCCATGTGTAATATCTCTGGCAAAGTGGAACTGCAGGCTATCCCGCTTAACTAA
- a CDS encoding ABC transporter ATPase, translated as MNTFSDNSRVWIYQSNRELTTAEFETLQNKLTAFATEWTAHDNLLKAKAEVKYNRFIILTVDESQYGASGCSIDKSVRLMKEIENELNINLFDRFNIAYKIDQDIYSVSRDEFEKLLTNGILNEQTIVFNNLVKSKEELTTMWEVPLKESWHNQVFASALSN; from the coding sequence ATGAATACATTCAGTGACAACTCAAGAGTTTGGATCTATCAATCAAACAGAGAATTAACAACCGCGGAATTTGAAACATTGCAAAATAAATTAACTGCCTTTGCAACGGAGTGGACGGCCCATGATAATTTATTAAAAGCAAAAGCGGAGGTTAAATATAACCGTTTCATTATACTAACTGTTGATGAAAGTCAGTATGGAGCAAGTGGATGTTCTATTGATAAATCAGTGAGATTGATGAAAGAAATTGAAAACGAATTGAATATCAATCTGTTTGACAGATTCAATATTGCTTATAAAATAGATCAGGACATCTATTCTGTAAGTCGTGACGAATTTGAGAAACTATTAACAAACGGAATCTTAAATGAACAAACAATAGTATTCAATAACCTTGTAAAGTCGAAAGAAGAACTTACTACCATGTGGGAAGTTCCGTTAAAAGAAAGCTGGCATAATCAGGTTTTTGCATCAGCACTTTCTAACTAA
- the rpsF gene encoding 30S ribosomal protein S6, translated as MKSYESVIVLTPLLSEEASKEVVAKFRKVLTDNGAEIVNEDNWGLKKLAYPIQKKTTGYYTVTEFKASGELINKLEVEYKRDERVMRFLTIALDKHAVAYAERKRKGELAPKASKKSEGEVA; from the coding sequence ATGAAGAGTTACGAAAGCGTAATCGTTCTTACCCCGTTGTTATCAGAAGAAGCTTCGAAAGAAGTTGTTGCCAAATTCAGGAAAGTCCTGACTGATAACGGAGCCGAGATTGTCAATGAAGACAATTGGGGTTTGAAAAAACTGGCTTACCCAATCCAGAAAAAAACTACAGGTTATTATACTGTAACCGAGTTTAAGGCTTCAGGCGAATTAATTAACAAATTAGAAGTTGAGTACAAACGTGATGAGCGCGTAATGCGTTTCCTTACTATTGCGTTAGATAAGCACGCTGTTGCTTATGCAGAGCGTAAACGTAAAGGTGAATTGGCTCCGAAAGCTTCTAAAAAATCAGAAGGAGAAGTAGCATAA
- the mtgA gene encoding monofunctional biosynthetic peptidoglycan transglycosylase, which translates to MSKVFRFLGKAALWFFAISILWVITYRFVPVPLTFLQMQRCFEQKADSKEMKLEKDWVSFDKISPNLRQAVVASEDQLFMEHMGFDWDAMQKAWVYNAKKKGKKIKGGSTISQQVAKNVFLWQGRSYVRKGFEAYFTFLIEIFWSKKRIMEVYLNVIEMGDGIYGAEAAAHEYYNKAAIDLSKKEAASIAAILPNPLKWSPTRPNALVKKKTKRIMRFMRMLGPIDFE; encoded by the coding sequence ATGTCAAAAGTCTTTCGTTTTTTAGGTAAAGCTGCACTCTGGTTTTTTGCCATTTCTATACTTTGGGTAATCACCTATCGCTTTGTTCCCGTCCCGCTTACTTTCTTACAAATGCAGCGCTGTTTTGAACAGAAAGCTGATAGTAAAGAAATGAAGCTGGAAAAGGATTGGGTTTCATTCGATAAAATATCTCCAAATTTACGTCAGGCTGTTGTTGCATCAGAAGATCAGTTGTTCATGGAACATATGGGTTTTGATTGGGATGCAATGCAGAAGGCTTGGGTTTATAATGCTAAGAAGAAAGGGAAAAAGATTAAAGGAGGAAGCACTATTTCGCAACAAGTAGCTAAAAATGTATTCTTATGGCAAGGTCGTTCCTACGTTCGAAAAGGCTTTGAGGCTTATTTTACATTTCTTATTGAAATTTTCTGGTCTAAAAAACGGATTATGGAAGTTTATTTAAATGTGATAGAAATGGGGGATGGGATTTATGGGGCAGAAGCTGCAGCCCATGAATATTATAATAAAGCTGCAATTGATCTTAGCAAAAAGGAAGCCGCATCAATTGCTGCAATTTTACCAAACCCGCTGAAATGGTCGCCTACACGGCCTAATGCACTAGTAAAAAAGAAAACAAAACGGATCATGAGGTTTATGCGTATGCTTGGACCAATTGACTTTGAGTAA
- a CDS encoding cation:proton antiporter domain-containing protein, producing the protein MATGLKFLIRPMIHLPHLITDLALILASAGVTMLIFKKLKQPVVLGYLIAGLLVGPNFTLFPTISEIDSIKIWAEIGVIFLLFSLGLEFSFKKLVKVGGSASITAIVEVISMLGIGYLTGILLGWNQMDSIFLGGILSISSTTIIIRAFEELGVKSHKFATVVFGVLIVEDLVAILLLVLLSTLAASQQFAGDEMLMSGLKLTFFLALWFLGGIFLIPTFLKKAKKLMNDEMLLVVSLALCLLMVLLATAAGFSPALGAFVMGAILAETTAAEKIEHLVKPVKDLFGAVFFVSVGMLIDPKILVDYWFPVLIITVVTIFGKTLSSGLGALLSGQTLKHSLQAGMSLAQIGEFSFIIATLGLSLKVTSDFLYPIAVAVSAITTFTTPYFIKLAEPTYLGINKLLPEKARNALARYSAGSQSISGTNNWKEFLKKYIFIIVTNSIIIIGILFSVKYLTPKINNDFVNGNYGDIIIIVVALLLMSPFLWALAVKKIHSTAYKQLWIDTKYNRGPLITLEIVRALLAIIFIVLLIGQFFSPIVSIISAVIIIGISAIIFSSRLQSFYSKIESRFLANLNAREISEAAKRADELMPWDSHLAYYTVKPESDAVGKTLIELSLREHFGVNVALIERGKIKLKIPGKDERLYPGDRIAVIGTDDQLKNFEEFIEATSYKETDANGQSVSLHPITINAHSPLLGKSIKASGIRENAFSLVVGVERNNERILNPDSSFTFEKDDIVWIVGDKKTVQSVIKGEPS; encoded by the coding sequence ATGGCTACAGGACTTAAATTTTTGATCAGGCCGATGATTCACTTACCTCATCTTATAACCGACCTTGCTCTTATTTTAGCCTCCGCCGGGGTAACCATGTTAATTTTTAAAAAATTAAAACAACCTGTTGTTCTTGGCTACCTGATTGCTGGCTTGTTGGTCGGACCTAATTTCACGCTGTTTCCCACTATCTCAGAAATTGACAGCATAAAAATATGGGCTGAAATTGGTGTTATCTTCCTATTGTTCAGTTTAGGCTTAGAATTCAGTTTTAAGAAACTTGTTAAAGTTGGCGGAAGCGCATCCATAACCGCTATTGTTGAGGTTATTTCAATGCTAGGTATCGGCTATTTAACCGGTATACTTTTAGGCTGGAACCAGATGGATAGTATATTTTTAGGGGGGATTTTATCAATTTCATCAACTACCATTATTATCAGAGCATTTGAAGAACTTGGGGTAAAAAGCCACAAGTTTGCCACAGTTGTTTTTGGGGTGTTAATTGTTGAAGACCTCGTTGCTATACTTTTATTAGTATTATTATCAACTTTAGCCGCCAGTCAGCAATTTGCCGGTGATGAAATGCTGATGTCGGGTTTAAAACTCACCTTTTTCCTTGCCCTTTGGTTCCTGGGAGGGATATTTCTGATTCCAACATTTCTCAAAAAAGCCAAAAAATTAATGAATGATGAGATGTTATTGGTGGTTTCTCTTGCATTATGTTTATTGATGGTTTTGCTGGCAACTGCAGCAGGTTTTTCTCCTGCATTGGGAGCCTTTGTTATGGGAGCGATTTTAGCAGAAACCACAGCAGCAGAAAAAATAGAACATTTGGTTAAACCTGTAAAAGATCTTTTTGGGGCCGTTTTCTTTGTTTCTGTCGGGATGCTTATTGATCCAAAGATATTGGTAGACTATTGGTTTCCTGTTTTGATCATTACAGTTGTTACTATTTTCGGTAAAACGTTAAGTTCGGGTTTAGGCGCATTATTATCCGGACAAACGTTAAAGCATTCTTTACAAGCTGGAATGAGTTTGGCGCAAATCGGAGAGTTTTCATTCATTATTGCCACGTTAGGATTAAGCTTAAAAGTAACCAGTGATTTCTTGTATCCGATTGCTGTAGCTGTTTCGGCTATCACCACATTCACAACGCCTTATTTTATTAAATTAGCAGAACCTACTTATTTAGGCATTAACAAACTACTGCCTGAAAAAGCAAGGAATGCCTTAGCCCGATATAGTGCCGGATCACAAAGTATTTCCGGAACCAATAACTGGAAAGAGTTCCTGAAGAAATATATATTCATTATTGTTACCAATTCCATTATCATAATCGGGATACTTTTCTCTGTGAAGTACCTTACGCCAAAAATTAATAATGATTTTGTAAACGGTAATTACGGAGATATCATCATTATTGTGGTTGCACTCTTATTGATGAGTCCGTTCCTTTGGGCACTGGCTGTAAAAAAAATCCATAGTACTGCCTATAAACAATTATGGATCGATACGAAATATAACCGCGGTCCACTCATTACACTTGAGATCGTAAGAGCTTTGCTGGCAATAATTTTCATCGTTTTGCTTATTGGTCAATTTTTCTCACCAATTGTATCAATTATTTCCGCGGTAATAATAATTGGTATCAGTGCCATTATTTTCTCTTCCCGATTGCAATCTTTCTATAGCAAGATAGAGAGCAGGTTCCTGGCAAATTTAAATGCACGGGAAATCAGTGAAGCAGCTAAACGAGCGGATGAATTAATGCCATGGGATTCTCATTTAGCTTATTACACCGTAAAACCCGAATCTGATGCAGTTGGTAAAACACTGATAGAACTCTCCTTACGCGAACATTTTGGCGTTAATGTAGCACTGATTGAACGTGGAAAAATAAAACTCAAGATTCCGGGAAAAGATGAACGCCTTTATCCGGGAGATCGGATTGCTGTTATCGGAACCGATGATCAATTAAAAAACTTCGAAGAGTTTATAGAAGCTACAAGCTATAAAGAAACTGATGCGAACGGACAATCTGTTTCGCTTCATCCGATTACAATAAATGCCCATTCACCACTTTTAGGTAAAAGCATTAAGGCTTCAGGCATAAGAGAAAATGCATTTAGTTTAGTAGTTGGGGTTGAACGGAATAATGAACGGATACTAAACCCAGACTCATCATTTACATTTGAGAAAGATGATATCGTTTGGATTGTAGGTGACAAAAAAACCGTCCAATCAGTTATCAAAGGCGAACCTTCTTAA